The genomic window CCTTTGCGACAAGTAGGTGTCTGCAAAAGTTGGCAACATTTACCTGCTCATGCTTATACTTttagtacagttttgaggtaccTCTATTTTATGCCACTTCATACATCATAGTTACTTAGCAGATAATGCTTTTCTGTACAATAATCATAAAATGTGTTGCATTGTCACTGATTAATCTACCTAACATCATGAACTGGCAGCtgtaacattaaaatgctgctcatattgcatcagtaataataatatgtaataatatattACTGATAGATGACATTCTCCTGCATATGCCATTATTTTTAAAGCATCTTCACTTAAATTTTCATGCCTTAAACTTTTGTGCAAAAGTAATGTTTTGATGGATCATATAGACACAGTTTCAATTCTTCTCAGCCCTTGTCatgattaaatgttaaatatgccAAAGACTGGGCTACAAGATGTAATTTGTAAGACATAGTGACgtatttttatttactgtctttcaaatggaaaaacaccAGTTGTTATTAGTTTGTTAGGATATTATTTCTCACAATTTAATTGTCAGATTCTCTACAACATTTCTAAACGTTTGAAGTTACAGTCTGTTTAAGATGAGGGACACATGTAACTATGACTCAAAGTTGTCTGACCACCCCATCTCTTCCCTCAGACGCTCCATTCAACACTGCTAAAGGTTATGAAAGCAGAGCacgcctctgattggctgttgctgtAGAAACCTCCAGTCTCACTATCATCACTCCATCCCGCGGACCAATCAGAGACGCCGCTCGGCCCTCCGACGTcagtctcctctcctttcgGCCAATCAGATAGTTGGATATCACTGTACTTCTCCCGGGCCGTCCGCCTCTCGCTCAGGTAGACGGGACGTACCGCGGAAAGGTGAGAAGCAAACGTTGTTTTCTACGCCAACTGAAATATTTAGCGgacttttctgctgctgtggtaAATGTTTATTAGTTATTCGGGCGTAAGGATCCAGAATGGAAGCAGAAAGTTGGGTTGCCACTTGTGAAATTCTTTAAAAGATATGTAGGCCTGTGCTATTTGAGACAGACggttttttaaataataaacacttCTTCGAGTCAGTGTGCAAAAAGTAGTGACACACTAACTATTGTAAGGGACATTAATGTCGCATGggtcaaacagagagaggtaGCAGGATGTTATATCTGTCGAAGTCTTTTGTATGGGATTATAACAGACTTGTAGAGGCTGTAAGTGTTTATCATTTTGGTGCATTGAAGCGAAGAAGTAGCTGCTCAAACAGTCTGCTATTACTGCCTTTCTGCATGCTTGCAAGTAGTATTTATTGAATTAAATAGCGTTTAGCACTGCTTGCTTGGACACATTAGACAGCTATTTTTATGGTACAATGCACCACGGCTATTCTGCTccaaattaataatgaaaaccTGTAGGCTACAAGGTATAAAAACTGATGTGGAGATGTGGTCAAAAGCTAtaatgctgtaaaaaaaaaaaaaaaaaaaagaggaagagaggaagaagggacTGTATATGTGCAGCTTACTGTGGATTATCTAATTAGTATTTATAGTGAACTTTACAGCACGCATGGTAAACAATAGTCTAATAGTCAGATTTATTTGAGTTTAATTTTTAggggtttttttggttttgtttttaggGGCActtactccactacatttgaGAGCCACAAACTTAGAGTGCACTTTGTTGACAGCAAGTCTTTtatatggacaaaaaaaaagtgtttttgcactgtgttactgctgctgttactgaggtaaaggatctgaataatAAATTGACATTAAAGTTAAGAGTTTAACAACAGTTAACTACTGTGCATGTGGAGCATAATAAAGCATTGAATTCCTATAATTTAACTGATTAATTCCTGTGAGTTATAGAATATTTTTGTTCTATATTTCTATGTTTCTGATGTATTATCAGTGCCATAATTAATTAAATTCCCTTATATTGAACCATCCTATTTTTCATTAACCCTTCTTTAGATATGATTATGAAATGAcctatgttgtttttgtggtggttttcCAGTCTTCTCTCCAGACCGGCAGTCACCTCGCGTTGTCCATCATGGCGGTGAACGGCACGGCAGACATCTTGAGCTCTGCCTACCTTGCAGTGGAGTATGTAGATGCAGTGCTGCCACAAAACCCCCTCCAGCCCTCCCTGGAACGTGCCTGGGGCTACATGCTGGACAACTACACCAAGTTCCAGATTGCCACCTGGGGGTCGCTCATTGTCCATGAGTTCATCTATTTCCTCTTCTGCCTACCTGGCTTCCTCTTCCAGTTCATGCCCTTCATGCAGAAATACAAAATCCAACAGGTCTGCGTGTCTGTTTCTGGTTGTTGGAAATTATTTTATTGCTACAGTCTGAGGTTTCTCTAAATAATAACATTCCCACTGTGTGTGCAGGACAAGCCAGAGACCTGGGAGAAACAGTGGAGGTGTTTCAAGATGCTGCTGTTCAACCATTTCTGTATCCAGCTGCCTCTCATCTGTGGGACCTACTACTTCACTGAATTCTTCAACATCCCGTACGACTGGGACTCCATGCCGCGCTGGTCAGTGTCATGACAGTAATACACACCTCAATGCATCACATTCAAAGTACTTTAGATATGACCTACTGTAAAGTGGAGTAGTTCTGCTGCTACTCACCCATTTTTCCAACTTTattgacaaaatatttaatacaGTGTACAAATAGCACAGAAGCAATATATTACACAAAGCCTTATAAAGAACATACAGTCCAACAACAGACAAGGGTATAGAGGATCTACATAAGGCCcaataagaaataaaactacattATGACAATCAGTAAAGAGAGGCAaggattaaaagaaaataaagtaaataatgaatgaaaaaccCACAAGTTTTACATTACATAATTTCAGACAATGATCCAGTGATGAACTTAAGGAACTTTTATTCTTCATTTGGCTTAAAGAGTGCAAGAAATTTCAGATTTctgaaagaaaagtaaaagtagaagGTTTATTAATGAAACGTAAAATATGTGTGGCAAACCCCTACCAAAAAGTCTGTACCAcaggacagtgaaaaaagatGACAGTCTTTCTGGCCATTGCCAAAGTTACAAAATGTGAACTATTCAAGTACAGGgcagtattttaaaatgtgtgattttgtgatATGTGATGTATTCGTACAGCCAGGTTTTTATCAGTCCATTTTTTGGGAAAGTGTGGTTGTGCCCAGCTTTGACATCACTGTCAGAACAGTGGGAGCCCATGCATAGATGGTTTATAAACTGTCCAAAATTATAATATTGACCATTAATATTGAACTTtgttttacaataaaaatgatttatgtgaaaaaacagattaataatACATTATCTAGCCTGATACATCCAGTTCATATCTTTTTGGAGATGTAGTAATGCACATTATTAATATGATGTAGCCAGTTATTTAGAACTTGGACATCTTTTTTCTTGTATGTTGTTGTTACTGTGGTCTCCTGCATTAAAGTTCTCTTTGGGATGAGATGAAAAAAGGATTTTGAATTGAGCTAATGGCTTTTATGGCCTTTGTTTGACTTGTTGGTTAGAATAACTCACTGAgcgcctctctccctctctcgtcGTCCAGGCCGTACCTCCTGGCCCAGTGCTTCGGTTGTGCTGTTGTTGAAGACACCTGGCACTACTTCCTCCATCGCCTGCTGCATCACCGCAGGATCTACAAATACATCCACAAAGTCCACCATGAGTTCACTGTGAGCAAAACACACAAGTGAtaagataaataaacacaaacacaccactttCTGGTTAATCTCTCAACAGCACAGTTACTTATTAAGCACGCTGTAGCTCCCATTCATATGATAAAGTGAGTATAAACTCGTCCTGGTGCATTAACAGTCTCTCCACTGTCCTTCAGGCTCCGTTTGGCATGCAGGCAGAATACGCCCACCCTGCTGAGACTCTCATCCTGGGAGCTGGCTTCTTCATCGGCATCATGATCTTCTGTAACCACGTGTTCTTCCTGTGGGCCTGGGTGTCTTTCCGTCTGCTGGAGACCATTGACGTCCACAGGTGGGACACAGTAACAGATTccacatacatgtgcacacacgcGCTGTAACTGTCAGTTTCTCTGCCGcccgtctctcctctctcttctgccGGAAGACTCTAATCTAAACCTCCTATCTTAGAATTGGCTGTTAATCATTTAGACTTCTGTGTTGTAACTGTCCAACCGAGAGACCTagggtgcccaaacttttgcacatgccACAGTTTTTAAATTTCTCTCTATTTCTTAAGCTCATGAAGCAAAAAGTAACAGTAAATGCAACACTGCAGGGgttttttcacttaaaaaatcagcaaaatatGGAATTTTCCCAGGGCTGCTCAGACTTTCACATGCAGATGTAATTATTATGACATAGAATAATACAATAACAAAACTCTTCACACACTGCTACTTTAAGCACtagagaaacagagcagcagttcCCTCACTGCAAAcaataaacagtgaaatgatgGTTCATGTGAACCTGCACGTTTCTCAGTCAGTAACTCGTGAGGTCGACCACTAGAGGGCCTCAAACAACACCAGatgtcactgtcacactgtgctGTTAGGTGACAAAGAACTCCTTTAGGCTCATTGTAAATCAAATATAtgcttttatatatttttggtgGAAGTTTTTTTGATAGATAAAACATAGATGTATgcaggaaattaaaaacaattgAATACAAAAAACTTTGAAGACACCAAACAAAGTTTACAGACTGGTTGTATAAATAATATCAGAAGTTCTTGGTTAATCAAGCAAGTTAACTCTTGAGCTTTGATTATATGTTTTTCTAAAACACGTTATTTTAGATTTGCCTTTTCTTAAATTGCTTCATAGTCAgtattgctgtgtttttgttgctctcttACTCTTTCTTTGTATCACAGATCTATGcagcttcctgtttttttgtctttttgtaaaATACTTTGCACTTTCTTATCTTTTTGATAAATGCTATAactctttttaattttttatctttttctctctgtcagtggcTATGACATTCCCCTGAACCCTCTCCACCTGATCCCTTTCTACGCTGGCGCTCGTTTCCACGACTTCCACCACATGAACTTCGTCGGGAACTACGCCTCCACCTTCACCTGGTGGGACaagctgctgaagacagacaacCAGTACAACAAGTACCAGCAGAAACAGGGGGAGAAGAAGGAGCAGTAAACCACTGGCACCTCCGTTCACACTCACACGCCCCGGTTTTGTCGGGAGGAGGGATGAGGCCTCGAGTCTCACAGTGAGCACACAAACAGTCGCTGCTTTCCTCTCAGTACACttagtaaaacacacacacatacacactgagggtgtactttaaatgaataaacttGACTGTGATTTGATTCTGAATCGGACTGCATGTTGACTTCAGTCCAccttctgtgcctttctgcAAAGGAAGTATTGTTGCCTCCTTCTGTCAACAGCTGCTCGCTGAATAAAAACCATCAACATCCTCATTTTGATTTGttgctttgctttgtcattGAATGAAAGGAAAAGTTTCACCGCAACGTTTCTTGTGAAATGCTTCTGTATACCTCTGAATGTCTCAGCACTTTAGCGCTTCCTGTTGAACTGAGTCATGATGACACAGTTTTTGCTCCTTTAATGCACCCTCTCTGACTTCTTGAACAAGTCAGGCGTGTTTGATGCGCACCCATGTAAATTTTTAATGAAAGGGGATTGGCTCATATTGAACTTTCTTGGTTGTTCAAGCCTATTTTGTGAAAGACTGTAACAATAAATAGatgctgttttaatttttacaaaAAAGGAAGCCTTggaacatgttttgtttttctgtttttgtcatattagaataaaatatttgaacaaaacTGAGCAGGAGTTTGgttgttttcagcagttttatttgactgaatGTAATCAGATCAGATAGTGATGTTTATGCTGCTGTATTAAGTAGATATTGTCCATTATTGACACTATAAGAGGACAAATTTCTACAGAGACAGGGATCACTGACAACTCAGACTTGGGTGTTTAAACATCACAGATCTGAATCTTCTCAGTTAagtgtttcagttgttttgctgtacacacagtcagtgtgtatGGAAGGGTAAATGGATGATTTCATGAGTGTAATATACAGTAGGTTCCCTCTATCTCttctctgctgcactgtggACACACCCCGACATCCCCCATCCAGCACACACAGTAGCATCAAGccagccagcagcagctgcaaccaaacaggaagtgtgtttCATTAGCTGGATTTATCATTTTGGTCAGAGCATAACATGGAtcacctgaaagaaaaaaaaaactattgagGTTTTATGGAGGCCTGCAACAAACAATAATTATATCCTTTATTGATTGATCTGTTGATGATTTTTGCTGATTAATCAATgcactgtttaaaaaatgtcagaaaatgccaGGAGCAGTTTTCCagagtaatttttaaaaattacttttttgtcCAACCATCACACAAAACCAAAggacatttcatttaaagtgaTAGAACAGAGATAAAAGCACCAATTCTTCACATTTGTAAAGCTGGATCAgctaacatttgacattttaccGGattaaacaaattcattttttgtaaatagggaaattaattaactgatgctctcaaattaaaaaacaaaagcatctCCTTTAATTCTAGCAGTAATTCACTTTGGCTGTTGCTTGGATGACATAACATTGACCTgcaataaactaaaaaaaaaaaaaaaaaaagcaagatgaaataacatttcataGTAACGTGCTGAGTTTTATCAACTTACTTGGTTATTTCATAGTGTATAGTTGGTATTTGTTTAGTGAACACCTTAAGTCCTCATATACCCTTTTTTTCACAGTCTATACTCCTCCAAAAGAATATCCTCTAGAGGTAACTTCTGTGTGAattgcgctatataaataaattgacttgacttgacttgacttgacttgaggTAAAGGCATATCTTGATAAGACCTTATTAGAAATGCCTCATTGCAGTAAtgacctttattttgaaaatcgTGGCCGGAAATGAACATGTTGTGGCAGACTTTACACTGGAGGTTGACAGGGAGTCTGCGCTCAGGTACAGCAGCGCATCACactcagagagaggaggagagacacacagagagagagagagagagagagagagagagagtgatatTTATAGCCTAAAGCgaggctgcagcacagagataaGGCTTGGGACCAAGCCGCAGGCAGACAGGGCTTACAGGGAAAAGAGGACACGTCAAAATGAAACAGTTCCTATCGGTAGTTTTATTCGGGGCCGCCGCGGTCGCCCTGGTCAGCGCGGCCGGTACCGACGGTGAGATCTCCTTCGAGTACCACCGTTATGAGGAGATGCGGAAAGCGCTGGTGTCGGTGTGGCTGCAGTGTCCGACCATCACCCGCATCTACACCATCGGGGAGAGCTTCGAGGGCCGCGAGCTGCTGGTGCTGGAGATGTCCGACAACCCCGGGACGCACGAGCCTGGTCAGTTTTACGCATACACGAAGTCTTGCTTCATACTGCGGTGAAGGTGCACCCCCACCGTCCCCTCTGTCTTTgtaacccccctcccccccgcTTTACTCTCACAGTAGGAAGGAACCCATCACCATCACACGCTGTGATAACACAAACTCATCACGCACCATTGCGCATAGCACCTTAGTTATGCTCTTCTAATTATTCTGCGAGGGTTAATAGAGAAACGAGCTGTGTGACTGATGTCGCTGAAACGGCAGTTGGGTGGGTGGGGAGCGAAGCGCAGGTGTTCCGTGCTGTGCGTAAAAACGGCGAGCGCGGGGCCTGCTGCATTACTTCAGAGGAATCTGGTAGATGATAGATTGTGGGATCAGCCACGCGAAGCCGCCATTTTGCTGGTTTGATAAGGATCTCATCGTGCTCATCCTGAGTCGTGATTCTGAGAAAACGTCCCGAAGGCGGCGGGGTCGTGCCACACGGCTCGTTGGGCAGCGTTTGTAATTAACGATCCTTTCCCAATCAAAAGCAGATGTGTCAGCAGTAACTGGCTGCAGTGTCAGAGCAAAGAGTCTCACATAGCGTTCAAAGAAGGAAGCCTTtgactgaataataaatgaaCCTGGAAGTCATGATATGTTTATGTCAGTAAGGACTGGATGGGTTGTGTCATGACTTCATCTCCATCACACTGGTCCATGTTGTCAGGACTGGACCGGACCTGTTTGTGTGAGGGGACAGTTTACACACCACAAGACACAGGAAGTGCACATGAGGGCAACCACCATTGCTTTCTTGAGATGCAGTGCACcttcctctttatctttttaaaaaagtgtatttttgaTGAGTTTATTGCTTTAGGACTGTAACTGCATCTTGAAATCCACCAGGTGGTTTCAAATGATcagctggaacagaaaactgtcaaattaaCAACATCAAAAACTGGCTTCCATACACTTTTAAAAGACATCTGTTTGTACCTGGAACTCAATAGCTTtttggaaaaacagagaggatgtGCCTGCATCAGCTTCAGTTGTTTGTGTGATaaacttttctctgttgtgttttctttaaggCTGGAATTAATGCAGACTATACATGATCAAATTGTCTAATTTCTTAGCCGTTGACGGGTTATTTCTTAATAtctaacatttaataaatggtgGACTGTAATGAAAACACCAGGGATAAGGATGCAAATAGATCCAGAGCTTCATTGTTTTATCTCTGGGAAATGTCAACAAATCAAACCAACTGTACTCAGACCAATTTTTCATTGGGCTTCAATCCATCTGGGAAAACCAGAAAGCTACCAGTACAGTCAGGTACACTGTGTACTTCTGATAGCAAGAGGAACACTGTTGACACCAGGAGCAATAATGCAACATTAATGGGTTAGGTGGTAGTACATTTAACCTTTCAAATGAACCTTTAATGAATGTCCGGGCGGGAACAGTGTCAGTGATTCCTGTCCAACTTGCCAAACACAAGCTGACACACTGCAGGAAGTGATTAATTTCATCACAGTAATCCTGAAGCAGAGCCctcagaagagaggagagactttgtctgtaattactgtatatatagtTTACAGTGTAGTTTGTGGGATTTCAGCTGTATGTCTCGTGTGGCGTTTTTGCGTAAAGGTGTATTTTCTTCTCTGGGTGTATTTGTGTGGTCTGTAACAGTGCACCACAGGCTTAGTGTGTTTTGCAGCTCGCATGGTCACAGAGCCTAATGACCGTACGTACGCACTAAATAAGCCTGTAATAGTCTGGTGGGTGTGCACAGGCATGAGTCACAGTAGCGATGTGGAGGCCTTATTACTACCAGATGAGTTTCCAAGCCGCTGCTTCACCAACAGGGGTAGTCGcctcccccccctcctctccccttctctccctccatctctgccgAGCAAAACATCCACAGCGAGAAGGAGGGGGATGAAACAGAGAAGGAAACAGGCAGATGAGCTCCAGACACTGATAGGgcaaaggagaaggagggaaaaaaaggatgatGATGGTTTCAATGTAAGGGGAAGGAATGATGataaatgagtgtgtgagacAAGACGAATAAAATCTACAGAGACCTGGAGACGTCTCTCAACCTCCCTTTAGCGTGCCCTGCCTAATATTTTATCTGACCCTGCAATGTGTTGAAACTCTAAGGTGGAGCCGAAATAGCGGTTGCCAGGGCAACAGATCGGCTTAGTGCACTGAGCTGACTGGCAGCTCGGGGTTGGCTGGCTGACTGTGCTCCGGAGGATGATGGTCCTGAGCTCATGCATCTGTCAGTAAGCAGCCATCTGTCATACACTGCGGCACAGGAAACTGCCTATAGCCAAGAGTGTAAACATACTGGTTACATATTAATATACAGTGCATGCAGTGTAGGACACGGGCAGTGCTGGAAAGCAACTGAGGACATGAATTACTGCACTAAAAGAGGCTGTTatcatttttatatcaacagtGACTAGTTGTATCTGACAGGGGTTACTCATAGTGATGAACTCACAGAGAAATATCACACAAATTcgcattttaaatgttttggttGACTCTGTGCTCTCAGGCAACTGTTCCCTGTaaaaagctctgaaaacaaactgtttgcTAGTTGTTCCACCTGGCAGCAACAAGCAACAGACAAAATTAGCAACTAGTAAGTGAAGAAAGTAGAACAATTAGCCACTAAAGAGCTGGATTTAGCCCCCTCAAGAAGCTGGTGGAGTTCGAAACTGAGAGCGAATATTAGACTTACAGTATACTGCAttcacacaataacagaagaatggaaaaaatgagagaaatacCCGTTACAAGGTCTTCGAAAGGAAATGATATATTTCATTCATCATGTGAACATAAACATGAccccaaatgaatgctaatgttactctgtgtttgctggatgtgtaaaaacAACTGCTATGTCAACTTAAATGGTGATAATATAtcagatgttgtgtttatagtttgttttCACAATGCAGGTTTAAGGCAAAACGTAAGgctgcagccagcagctggttagcttagcttagcacaaagcctgaaaacagctagctaacaggtcagttttcttttgatactttaagtggTCTACATTTTGATGGTGGTAGCCTACACATTAGAGTTTGAATgaaggacttttacttgtaatgatgcatttttaaagtgaggtactgttacttttactaaagtaaaagacctaaatacttcttccaccgcTAAACATGGGTGACATGTTTTTTCACATGAAGGAGGTGTTTACATCTCACAGCTGGATCAGATTTGAGTGTACACAAGCTAAAAAAAGGGGGTTTCTCCTCAGTGAAATGGGCTCTGGCTAAACTATTTTGACTCTGGTGTCTGGAACTATTTACAAGGCTTCTAATATGAGCAGAAACCCTATCTTGTAATGGATTGACTTTGtctgaaggtaaaaaaaaaaaaaaacagtcgtGTCAGTATGAAGCGCTGCTTTATCCAGCATGCTGTAGACTCTGTAGATCTCATGTGGTCGAGACTGTCATAAGACTCCACACTGGACTGTTTTATCTGACGACAGAGGAAGTATGTAATCCCCAGTGAGCACGCACACAGATGCATAGCAGCCAGACACTGCTGGATACAAGCATATCAAATGACATATGGTATATTGAATGTAAAGTGGCTATATAATGAAACATGTTCTTAatagaagacagaaaaatggaGCAGTGTGTGTAAACCCTGTAGATATTTGAAGAGTTTAGCTTTGAGAAACCTACACTGCAGAGATAGCAAAAACAGCTGACAAGAAGGAGGAGCGGATGGGagataagaaaaaaaggaatgatGATTGAAAAAACTGGAAGTATTTAGGAGTGTGAGCATGATGAGGGTGAAAAGGAGAGGTGAGCCAGAGACCGTAGAGGGAATAAGGGAGAAGCAGAAACGGAAAGAGGATGAGAGAAAGGCCAAGGCATCAGCCAGAAGTCATTTATAATACATCAGGCACCCGCATGCATCCTCCTTTACCCTCTGTGTCTCAACATCCTGTGTGACGTCTCTTCGTGTCGTGCTGTGTGTTGGCCATACAAGTAGACCAGCAGACAGCCAGAGTCCCACCTCCTTTCATAGCCTCTCGTCCACCGGCTTCTGTGGATGTTGATGGGATTTCCTGTCCATTTTTCAGGCTTATTCTTTGTCACTCTGTTTGCAGTCAGCTTTTGTAACTTGAATGTTAGCACACAGTTCCCACATGGCTTTGACTCTGTACCAGTGTTAAATGCTAAGAAATGTATTGCTGTTTTATCATTGTTAAAATGAAGAATTTTACTGTCTTGTACAGGTATAGagcatctttgtgtttgtgttttggactgtttgttggACACAAAGTTCGTGTTTAAGATTAGGATTGTCATAAATACGTACAATAACTATGTAGTATCAATGTAGaaattttaaaacatgtatttgcAGTGTTTCTATTATGAAATGGATGAAAGAATTCAATGGAATATAAGaaatcttatttttaaaaagagacatCCCTTCCAGTCACAGAAAGTAGTAAAAGTGAGACAAGAAGAGCACCTATAGCTCTCAATAGCACtctgaaatgatttatttgACCTGTTTTGGTGCTTTGTctgtgctgtatgtgtatgtgtgtctctgtaataTCAGATGACAAAGCTGCCAGTCATCCAGAGCTAACACACTAgttgtatatgagtgtgtgcgtgtgtatgagCACGAGAcagacgcagagagagagagtgtgtttacTCAACCTCTGAGCTGATTTGTCTCCCCGAGCACCTGCCCCTGTCAGGGTTGCCACAACGACTGAGAGCCTTCTAATGTGGTGCTTCCCTAATGACGTTGCAGCTGCAGTCATTATTACGTGGTTGCCCAGGAGACCATATTGATTGCCTGTCACACACTTCTGATAATTCCTGACAAAGCGTAGCACGATGCAGTGGGTTTTTCCCCTCATTGGATGAAATATATTGACCTGTGGGGAGCAGGAATCAGTTaaagggaggagaagaaaaggcagTTTATCTTTATGTGTgctaaaacaattaattaacaattaatctatttaaatgaaatattttcatcttcTGTGATGTGAAGATTTGCTAGTTCTTTATGTTCTGGGTCATAAAGAGAATAAGTTTGGGCTTGGGACGGCTtgttagacaaaacaagacagaaagaaaaacatacataaaacagctaatataaataataatggtAACAATTCCagtaatactaataataataatttgtttgaTAAATACGTCTTTGCTCACATGGATGTCTGCCTTGAAGgttaaaaatcattaaattccTGGGAGCGCTCTATTTTCACCCTGCACACTTTAAACATTTGTACATTAACTTatttgaaatgttgtttttacatataATGACTTCATCTGTGAGCTTTGCAAATTGGAACTTGCTatcacatgtttgtttttaaaagaagGGAACTGTCTGAAAGAATAAAAGCTCTACTTGGAAATAGCTCTAA from Lates calcarifer isolate ASB-BC8 linkage group LG5, TLL_Latcal_v3, whole genome shotgun sequence includes these protein-coding regions:
- the msmo1 gene encoding methylsterol monooxygenase 1 is translated as MAVNGTADILSSAYLAVEYVDAVLPQNPLQPSLERAWGYMLDNYTKFQIATWGSLIVHEFIYFLFCLPGFLFQFMPFMQKYKIQQDKPETWEKQWRCFKMLLFNHFCIQLPLICGTYYFTEFFNIPYDWDSMPRWPYLLAQCFGCAVVEDTWHYFLHRLLHHRRIYKYIHKVHHEFTAPFGMQAEYAHPAETLILGAGFFIGIMIFCNHVFFLWAWVSFRLLETIDVHSGYDIPLNPLHLIPFYAGARFHDFHHMNFVGNYASTFTWWDKLLKTDNQYNKYQQKQGEKKEQ